The nucleotide sequence TGGCAATTATCAACAGCTTAAAAATTATTTGAAAATGTCCTGACCATAAACTGTGAAATAGTTGTGGTGTTATGTCAAGCAGAACTTTATCGGGCTGACTTAAGGTAGGTGTTTAGATAGCAATAACTATCTTTTCCAACTTATTCAATAAATCGAGTCCAATGAAAAAATTTATAATTCTTCCCTTTATCGCTCTCTTCCTTTTATCCTGTGAAGAAGATTCGAAGCCATATGAACTAGAGATAAGTGGAGAGAATATTGAGTTTGTTGAAATACTCTATTCAGAAGATGATCTTCTTTTCTACGAGATGGATAGAGATACCATTAAACCGAATGCATCAGGGAAATATATCGTAACAAAAAATATTGAAAGGCCTAAAAACTCAAAGATCATAGTTAATGGCAAGTTCAAAAACAACATCATGGTTCCTGGAGCCAAAAGCAAATTGGTATTTAGGGATTCAGCGGTCGTTTTTGAAGGAACGAACGCCTCTGGACTTAATTTGTTGAACGAATTCGACAGGCCAGAAACACATCGGGTTGGTTCTGGGATCTATGAAAATGACACTACCCTTCAAATGACGCTAAATAAGTATTGGAGCCTTAGAGATTCAGACCTCAAAACTGTTACTGCTCTAGAGAAAAAGGATAGCATCGATAGTGAGTTTAGCGATCTTTTGAAAACAGAAATAAACTATTACTATGCCTACAATATAGATAATATTTTTAGCCAAAGATTCTACGCTGGTAAAGGTGATGATTACAATGAAGTAAAAAAGATATGGGACAGCGTCGAGCGAAGCAATCCACTTGAAGCCGATTATAAATCGACCTACTGGAGAGCTTATGGAGAGTCAATAATGGTCAACAAGCCTTTTGTTGAATCTATAATGAGTGGAGAGGCTTCCATGGATCGTTATAGGGCACTCTTTGAAGCGGATGAAATGAACGACATGCAATATGCTTCAATCAAAGAGTTTCCAAAATCGAAATCAAGGGAACAGATCAGCGCCTTATTTATCTACAATAGAGCTGAGAGGTCAGACAATCCGAAAAGTCTGATCAGACTATATGATGATTTCAAAAACGAATATCCTAAAAGTCGTTATCTATCCTACCTTGATCCAAATATCAATAAGGTAAAAGAGTACCAGAAGGCACTTACTGAAAAGATGCCCTCTGACGCCATTTTTCTAGAAAATAGCGAGATCGCAAACATGGATGAACTTTTGTCAACTTTGAAAGGGGAAAAGTATTTCGTAGATATCTGGGCTTCATGGTGTGTTCCATGTATCGAGGAATTTAAGCATAATGGTAAATTGAATGCTTTGTTGAAAGAAAAAGGCTATAAAAAAATATACATCTCCATCGACCAGCAAGCAAATAAGAACGCATGGGAGACGCAGATCAAAAGCAACCAGTTGTCAGGGATGCATATGATTGCTTCAAAGGATTTTTCGGATTCATTCCATAAAAATTACGGTGAGGTTGGCAGTAATGCTGTTACTATCCCTCTTTATATGATTACCGATGAAAGTGGTAAAATCGTGAATAAAAATGCACCTAGGCCAAGCGATATTGAGAACCTGCGTAAAGTTCTTTAGAGGTAGCATGGATGCCGTTACTTCGCTGTACTTAAATCAATTTATCACTTTTGAAACATTACTGGTCTTATGTCAAACAGAACAACAAGACGGCTCTTCCAAGATAAGTATACTTCGGTAACTATTTTATAGACTATCAAGTAATATCTTCAATCCTTCCTCTGTCGGTCTTGGCGCATTATTATCGATAATATTACCGTTTTTGTCAATCAATATATATCTGGGAATGCCTGTAACTGCGTATTCCTCAAAAAAAGATTCATCCTTTCTATCTGCTAGTATGTGCTCCCCAGCAAATTTTTTATCCTTGATCATCTTCCTCCATTTCTTTTCCTCGTCCTGATATGCTATGTTTAAGAACACGACTTCAGGATACTCCTCAACCAAAGTCTCGATAACAGGGATGGATT is from Nonlabens sp. YIK11 and encodes:
- a CDS encoding TlpA family protein disulfide reductase — encoded protein: MKKFIILPFIALFLLSCEEDSKPYELEISGENIEFVEILYSEDDLLFYEMDRDTIKPNASGKYIVTKNIERPKNSKIIVNGKFKNNIMVPGAKSKLVFRDSAVVFEGTNASGLNLLNEFDRPETHRVGSGIYENDTTLQMTLNKYWSLRDSDLKTVTALEKKDSIDSEFSDLLKTEINYYYAYNIDNIFSQRFYAGKGDDYNEVKKIWDSVERSNPLEADYKSTYWRAYGESIMVNKPFVESIMSGEASMDRYRALFEADEMNDMQYASIKEFPKSKSREQISALFIYNRAERSDNPKSLIRLYDDFKNEYPKSRYLSYLDPNINKVKEYQKALTEKMPSDAIFLENSEIANMDELLSTLKGEKYFVDIWASWCVPCIEEFKHNGKLNALLKEKGYKKIYISIDQQANKNAWETQIKSNQLSGMHMIASKDFSDSFHKNYGEVGSNAVTIPLYMITDESGKIVNKNAPRPSDIENLRKVL